A single genomic interval of Helianthus annuus cultivar XRQ/B chromosome 6, HanXRQr2.0-SUNRISE, whole genome shotgun sequence harbors:
- the LOC110863755 gene encoding uncharacterized protein LOC110863755 — MSRVLLISSSCVLVLLLCFSQECLCSGRHLRSIDDHAMDVDKAKLPSHSTIKGFGNKPLTVHDELDHKMNEDEYQKQKGDGSKHKKDMIKDQKVKKVKEVDPKSITFRVPVEHQKIHQQPGFNLDYSPPKTHPPSHN; from the exons ATGTCAAGAGTGTTACTGATCTCATCATCATGTGTTCTTGTTTTACTTCTGTGTTTTTCACAAGAATGTTTATGTAGCGGTCGACATCTAAGAAGTATTGACGATCATGCCATGGACGTCGACAAAGCAAAACTTCCCAGCCATTCAACCATCAAG GGTTTTGGGAACAAACCGTTGACCGTTCATGATGAACTTGACCACAAAATGAATGAAGATGAGTATCAGAAGCAAAAAGGTGATGGATCAAAGCACAAAAAAGACATGATTAAAGACCAAAAAGTGAAGAAAGTTAAAGAAGTTGATCCGAAGTCTATCACTTTTCGAGTTCCTGTGGAGCACCAAAAGATCCATCAGCAACCTGGTTTTAATCT